A single genomic interval of Spinacia oleracea cultivar Varoflay chromosome 6, BTI_SOV_V1, whole genome shotgun sequence harbors:
- the LOC110786353 gene encoding uncharacterized protein, giving the protein MLIVDVYRGGVTRKVTPFVKYVTSNSNQDTQHPHLYFDMDVFQWISDLYLLKILYLQCLLLNLTILSREKAREEQVDAIVVTQLIKRRLVDQNCMELSDRP; this is encoded by the exons ATGCTCATCGTAGATGTGTACAGAGGTGGTGTAACGAGAAAGGTGACACCATTTGTGAAATATGTCACCAG CAATTCAAACCAGGATACTCAGCACCCCCACCTCTATTTCGATATGGACGTATTCCAGTGGATTTCAG ATTTGTACCTCCTCAAGATTTTATACTTGCAGTGCTTACTTTTGAATTTGACTATTTTATCAAGAGAAAAAGCAAGAGAAGAACAG GTTGATGCTATTGTTGTAACTCAGCTAATCAAGAGGAGACTTGTTGACCAG AACTGCATGGAATTGTCAGACCGCCCATAG